In Paenibacillus sp. JQZ6Y-1, a genomic segment contains:
- a CDS encoding DUF72 domain-containing protein: protein MIEIGLTGFGDHPELYGKIKAPERLPTYSQHFPIVEIDSSFYAVQPVKNVTKWVEQTPDHFGFVFKAYQGMTGHLRGKKNYFDTKEEMFEAFHVSLQPAIDAGKLRMALFQYPPWFDCNRDNVETLRETRELMKDIPCALEFRNQSWYMPEFRERTLEFMRKEDWIHTIVDEPQAGSGSIPIVAAATSRQATYVRMHGRNVDGWHKSSHPDWRKLRYLYNYSTEELTEWRDRLLALQDQSEHIYVVFNNNSAGDATPNAKELIGMLADKNVLSEKHDVGSS, encoded by the coding sequence ATGATTGAGATCGGTCTGACCGGCTTTGGCGATCACCCAGAGCTGTACGGCAAGATCAAGGCGCCAGAGCGACTGCCTACTTATAGCCAGCATTTTCCGATTGTCGAAATTGACAGTTCCTTTTACGCGGTACAACCGGTGAAAAATGTAACCAAATGGGTGGAGCAAACACCGGATCATTTTGGTTTTGTGTTCAAAGCATATCAGGGCATGACCGGACATTTGCGCGGTAAAAAGAATTATTTTGATACCAAGGAAGAGATGTTCGAGGCATTTCATGTATCCCTGCAACCTGCTATTGATGCTGGTAAGCTGCGAATGGCGCTGTTTCAATACCCGCCATGGTTTGACTGCAACCGTGATAATGTGGAGACGCTGCGCGAAACGCGCGAGCTAATGAAGGATATTCCGTGCGCGCTCGAATTCCGCAATCAGTCGTGGTATATGCCGGAGTTCCGCGAGCGTACATTGGAATTTATGCGTAAGGAAGATTGGATTCATACGATTGTCGATGAGCCGCAAGCGGGTTCAGGATCGATTCCGATTGTAGCGGCTGCCACCTCGCGGCAAGCAACCTATGTGCGGATGCACGGCCGCAATGTGGACGGCTGGCATAAGAGCAGCCATCCTGATTGGCGCAAGCTACGCTACCTGTACAACTACAGTACCGAAGAGCTAACCGAATGGCGCGACCGACTGCTGGCGTTGCAGGATCAGAGCGAGCATATCTATGTGGTCTTTAACAATAATTCAGCTGGCGATGCTACACCGAATGCGAAGGAATTGATTGGTATGCTGGCGGATAAGAATGTGCTGTCTGAGAAGCATGATGTGGGGAGTTCCTAA